Within Oreochromis niloticus isolate F11D_XX linkage group LG2, O_niloticus_UMD_NMBU, whole genome shotgun sequence, the genomic segment TGTAGGAGGTCAAAAGTCAGTTTCCTGAGCTTTCACCTCCGGATGTCGGTGGCCTTGGGGTCTTCCTCCTCAGCCACCACTCCAGTTTCCGGACTATGACGGCGGGGTCCCTGGCTGCGGTTACGTGGGTGAGAGCTGAAGCCTGCCTTACCAGCTTTCTCCTTTTCACCTTGCCGCGGCAGGCGAGGCTGCTCCGGTTCAGGCTGTGAAGGCAAGAGGTGGCGGCGGTGTTCGACTGGGGTGCTGGCAGGAGACGGGGCCATTGAGGTGCAGAGGCTCAAGCTGTCGCAGAGGGCCCCCCAGTTCTGCTCACACTGTAGTCGGACGCTGCGTGTCAGCGCCTCCTTCACTTCCTCTCCACAACTCAGGAGAATATTCACCAGCTCTACATATGGACTGGGCAGAGAGAGGCACATTAGGTTTGGAAGTACAATAAGCGTCTAGCAAATGGATAGACTTCACTGAGATGTATCTTTACAATCAAcagaagaacaaataaaaatatccacgaaatcttaattttttttaaaaagattgaGATTAAAGAGAGGGGATGGCTTAGAGAATCTAAACCTGGTCCAGATCAGTCCCTTACCCTTTGGGGAACAGATCTTGGAAATGGATCATCTCCACCATGACGGCCACATTCTCCTTAGCAGCAGAGCACAGGTTGTGTTTCATGTAGCACTCTCTCTGGAGCTGGAACACCATCTCCTTAATAGACACACACTTTCTGCTGATGCAGCTGAACTTGTGTCGCAGACCATGCGCCATACATTTCAAAGCATCCTTGATGAAGGACTTCCCCTATGTACACATAAAGACGGGTTCCCTTTAAGTTCCTAGAAAATCAGCTATAGAGCAAGCTCATGTGGTGTTCCTTCTCTCTTACATGTATATTAATTACACAGATAGCTTTGGCATTTTGTGGGTACCATACATCTATTTTAGgagttttggagtgtatttctGGTTGTGTTCTATAAATGGTAACTACACTTTATTCACAAGGAAAATGGACACGTAATTTTGTAATCAGTAGTCAAATACTGTCATTCTTCTGCTGAAATCTTCTGCCAACAATGTAAGTTCCTAGTATGTGACCCTATaggcatattaacaccccagtCAAGCCTGGGTTGGCAGGGCTTCAACCCCTGCTATGTATGAAAAGGGAGCTAACTGGGCTTCTAGCCAGCTGGCTCATGACGCTTAGTCCTAACTGTACACACATCACTCCGCTGAAAGGCATGTGAACTTGTcaagaaagggaaaaagaaatAGATGATTAGTTCAGGGCATGTATGATCGCACTTCTAAAAAGAAAATTGATGATTCAGAAGCAATGGACTAATAAAAAGGAAAGCTGCCTCTTGTTTtaccattttcttttttgcaaacAGACAGATTAGTTTAGTACCTGAGAGTCAAATTTGCCAGCGTTGTGCAGGAACGTCATGCAGATTTCCTGTAGCCCTCGTATCTCGCAGGAGTTGTTCTCAAAGCACTCAAACACACCGCAGCCGACATCCCCTGCACTCACCAGGCAGTGCTGAATCTCAGCTGGAAACAGAGAACAGGTTAGAGGAGGGACCTTATCATCTGCTCTCAGCATAGAAAGCACGCAGACCGTTACAAGCGTGCTGGCAACGAAGACCATACAGCTTGGAGGCACAACTCCACTTCAGCACCGATTGCTGCACAAATCATAAAGCTGATGTGGCGTATAACTATTTCCACAGATGCAGGCGGCTGTTCGTGTGTGTTCATGACCGAGAGTCTAATAGAGACAGAAAGAATGCAGGGGAGGGTGTGTGCGGGGATGAGAGGAAGTCTAATTTCCCCAAGCTGAGGGGTTCCTGCAGAGGAACACTTGGTgacagatattactgtgtcattCTGCACCACAATCCATCTGCACTGCCTAGCATTGAGATAGGATGGTGCATTGCAGATACAGCCTTAACTACTTGTGGAGGAAACACAAGCAGCCATTTCAGTGTCCCTAAATGTGCATCAACAAGTCTTGCATTCTTATATTTGCAGAGCCAATCAAGAGTGCATACTGAAAATGCAACAGCAGTGATGCAAGCACAAAAAAGAGAACTTTTCACATTTACATCAAAGGCTTGTCTCTTTCcccctttcttttgttttaactgCAGGCATCAGATACAagtatcaaaaaacaaaaaaagggcaGAATCACATCACAAACGGTGGGACCCCATTTCAATTTTAGATTAATGTGGCAAATGGCAAGTTACCTCGTGAGGCAACATACCATTTGCAGTTTAGTCTGGCTCTGACAACCGTTAACTGTTAACGTAAGTAATACATCATTACACAGGTGATAAGTTTTGGAGCTGGTAACTGATGGGCGTGAGAACAGTTTTTGTCTCACAGTCGGAGTTGCGCCCCCGTTTGCAAGAAAAGGAGACTCCGTCTCGACCACAGCAAATAAAGGATTAAGTGTGACTTATTAGAAATCCCGCTTGTCAACAAAGAGCCTCTTTTTTTCgtggtagtggtggtggtgaggctgtgtgtgtgtgtgtgtgtttggaggagagGGGCGGGGGGCTGCTACGGGGGTTTTGTAGGCACTGAGTTGAACTTTAGTACGCAGGAAAAGTGAGCCGCTGTCAGCAGTGCTTGTTTTGGCATCACGGGAATGTGCTTGGATCGTACGAGCTTGGCCGCAGCTTGCATTGAATTACACAGTGGTGTTACCAGGGtctctgcagagagagagagacctgcATTGGAGTTTGtccccatttttttttcagcGTGGAGGAAAGATAACAACTAGGCTCTAATATTTTGACACAGGTTCACATGGTCGGTCTCGACCAAGACTTGCGGTCTGTGAGGATAAAAATCACCCAATATAAAGTGCAAGTTCCGGGGAAAGAGCAGCAGTCCGAGAAGGTGGTGGTGGTATTGGTGTTGGGGCTTTGTATTAATTAGGTGAAGCATACTTCTCCTTTTTTATGGTATTTAATAAGCACTACTGCCTCAGAGGATTGGTTCAGTAAATTAACTCCAGCTTGCCTTCAGCGCAGATCAAGCACCGCACTAGTGCACTCATTACCGCTCTACTAACCTGCACACCTCACCCAGCACTGATATCAGGAGACAGCCTACACAGCGCACACATAcatatttacatgtatttttttttaagcagctAACCACTGAAATAATCAGCTGTGGCACGCGTGCACACATTAACAAGCGCGCACGCACACCTAGATGCTCTGCCGTACACGTTGCCTATTACCTTGCGCCGTTCTATTAATAGTTTACTAACATACTGAATTTCTATCTGAGTATTTACAAAATATCGTCTTTCGCAGGTATCGAAAAACGTCTCTCGAGTGAACCGTCGGGAtttaagttaaaataaataaataaaaataaaacatttttttttaaaaacaccggATTTGCCAAAACCGCCTGAACGTGCCTCTTGCATGGTTTAATTGTGCAGCCACGAGAAACACGTGTCCGGACAAACCCCACGATTCTTACCTCTATTGCCACTCATTTCTTACCTGTGTTCTGCAGTGAGAGGCGTCCTTTCTGGCTCGCAGGTTTCTCCGGGGGGGTGTCATAAATGTCAATATTATCCGTTCCCACTACTTGCTCCAGTACTGAcaaaaccagcagcagcagcacggcCAGTTTGACAAACATTGCGTCTCCGACAATGAGCTTCTATCCCCACTGCAAAGATCCGGCGAGTGCGAGTGTCTCTGCGTGGGTGAGGGTGCACCTTGGATCGACGGAGCTGCTGCTCGGTGGCTTATGGGGCAGCTGTGGGACTGAATGCACGAGCTGGAAGTGATGCTGCCTATATTTCTGAGAGCCCCGGGTGTCAATTTGGATGAAGGAGTTAAGCAGGTGTTGTCGGTCGGGGCTTTACAACCAATCAGAGACGCAGAAATCCACGTCCAAGGTTTTAGGGGAGTGTCCAGCGAAAAGTCCCCTTTTTGCCATAAAAACTGGCCCTCTAAGGCAATATTCATGAGTAAGCTGACTTGAATACTACAATCAGTATAACCCTCAGACATCCAATATCCCAACCAGACGTTTAATAGTCTTTATCTAGTTGATTTGATCTAAGATaagctgcagttcctgctttttATTGCAGCAATGAAAAGTAAACAGAAAGTCTGCTTATGCCATGGAAACACTTACATAGGATACACACAGAGCAGTGGGAGATTCAAGACGCATTACGCTTACCAACATGCTGGAAAATGTAACATGTGTAATGTCCAAACACTCTGCAATAAAAAAGCAATCTGATGTCAGTGGATCTGCAGCCTACTAGTCATTATTCCAAGGCAGCTTTTAAATTAAGCGCAGTGTCGACAACATGTGCGAGAACACTGCTTCCACAGAAGGTGGGTGCAAAGTTTGCTGTGACAGAAATGCTTAATGAAATTTAACTGCCTGGCAATtgcacaccagtctattaataaTATACA encodes:
- the stc2a gene encoding stanniocalcin-2a, translating into MFVKLAVLLLLVLSVLEQVVGTDNIDIYDTPPEKPASQKGRLSLQNTAEIQHCLVSAGDVGCGVFECFENNSCEIRGLQEICMTFLHNAGKFDSQGKSFIKDALKCMAHGLRHKFSCISRKCVSIKEMVFQLQRECYMKHNLCSAAKENVAVMVEMIHFQDLFPKGPYVELVNILLSCGEEVKEALTRSVRLQCEQNWGALCDSLSLCTSMAPSPASTPVEHRRHLLPSQPEPEQPRLPRQGEKEKAGKAGFSSHPRNRSQGPRRHSPETGVVAEEEDPKATDIRR